A single window of Granulicella mallensis MP5ACTX8 DNA harbors:
- the tsaB gene encoding tRNA (adenosine(37)-N6)-threonylcarbamoyltransferase complex dimerization subunit type 1 TsaB, with the protein MRLLLIDTCGDVGGVAVSEGETIAASETLPERGSSSALLPAVSRLLKEKGWTLAGLDGIGVVAGPGSFTGVRVGLAAAKGLCEAANLPLAAVSRLAVLVEATALEEGCVVLDAGRGEYYVRFVRQSEKAQDALCRREDLLARAEGNRVVIAEPKLVEVLASLSPELHLLSVGQALPVMLRVLQEGGSDVATTDANYVRGELDIYAKVPGALAKAGPV; encoded by the coding sequence GTGAGACTGCTGTTGATCGATACCTGCGGCGATGTGGGTGGTGTCGCGGTGAGTGAGGGCGAGACGATTGCCGCCAGCGAGACATTGCCGGAGCGCGGATCGTCGTCTGCTCTGTTGCCCGCTGTGTCGCGTCTCCTGAAAGAAAAGGGATGGACTTTGGCCGGTCTTGATGGCATTGGAGTCGTCGCTGGGCCGGGGTCGTTTACCGGCGTGCGGGTAGGACTCGCTGCGGCGAAGGGATTATGCGAGGCCGCCAATCTGCCGTTGGCGGCGGTATCGCGATTGGCTGTACTGGTGGAGGCCACAGCGCTTGAAGAGGGCTGTGTCGTGCTCGATGCTGGACGCGGCGAATACTATGTCCGTTTCGTGCGGCAGAGCGAGAAGGCCCAGGATGCACTTTGCAGGCGTGAGGACCTGCTGGCCCGGGCGGAGGGCAATCGTGTCGTGATCGCCGAGCCGAAGTTGGTTGAGGTTCTCGCAAGCCTAAGCCCTGAGCTTCATCTTCTGAGTGTTGGACAGGCCCTGCCGGTTATGCTCCGAGTCTTGCAGGAGGGCGGCAGTGATGTCGCGACGACGGATGCGAACTATGTTCGCGGAGAGCTCGATATCTATGCGAAGGTGCCTGGGGCTCTGGCCAAGGCTGGACCTGTTTAA
- a CDS encoding DUF488 domain-containing protein — MMTIGHSTLSIEAFLRALRDSGVELLVDVRSRPGSRRHPQFGQEALFASLREAGIEPVWRKGLGGWREARKDSINTGWRVNSFRGYADHMQTAEFRREIDWLLAQDKPLAVMCAEAVPWQCHRSLIADAMLARGVVAEHIFVTPEGVSSRKPHELTRFAQVEGERVWYPAENGELFSGMLGADSNVEDL; from the coding sequence ATGATGACAATTGGCCATTCCACGCTGAGCATCGAAGCGTTCCTGCGAGCGCTTCGGGATAGCGGTGTTGAACTGCTGGTCGATGTGCGGAGCCGTCCTGGATCGCGGAGGCATCCGCAGTTCGGGCAGGAGGCGCTGTTTGCGTCGTTGCGCGAGGCCGGGATTGAACCGGTGTGGCGCAAGGGCCTGGGTGGATGGCGGGAGGCACGTAAAGACAGCATCAATACGGGCTGGCGCGTGAACAGCTTTCGCGGCTATGCGGACCACATGCAGACTGCCGAGTTCCGGCGCGAGATCGACTGGCTGCTCGCGCAGGATAAGCCGCTGGCCGTGATGTGTGCGGAGGCCGTTCCGTGGCAATGCCATCGCTCACTGATTGCGGACGCGATGCTTGCTCGTGGTGTTGTTGCTGAGCATATCTTCGTAACGCCCGAGGGCGTGAGCTCACGCAAGCCGCACGAACTCACTCGTTTTGCTCAGGTGGAGGGCGAACGTGTCTGGTATCCCGCTGAGAACGGCGAGCTGTTTAGCGGTATGCTCGGAGCGGATAGCAATGTGGAGGATCTGTGA
- the lon gene encoding endopeptidase La: MPSEFVSVIKPSEVRSGEDKGRSYPVLPVRDTVLFPHAVLPLTVGRESSIQLIQSLGEEKTILVVAQKDARQDQPDGGDLHVIGTRATVHKVVKMPNQSLFVFTEGTERVKIGNYTQTQPFLMAECEVLPEVEPETSPEAEAMQRNVVGQFQEIVTSSSTLSDDLQTIAINIEDSSRLSDFIASSLPFLSTTDKQELLETQDVKTRLEKINSHLAKEIEVQQLRNKIQTEVQDSVQQSQRDYYLREQMKAIQKELGDQDDTQKDIADLKEKIEAAGMPEDVKKDALKELGRLGRMNPAAADYSLTRNYVEWLAVLPWSKGSAGEVDIVHAQSVLDEDHYGLRKVKDRILDYLSVRRLKPDMKGPILCFVGPPGVGKTSLGRSIARALGRKFSRISLGGMHDEAEIRGHRRTYIGALPGQIIQHLKRVEVNDPVFMLDEIDKLGRDFRGDPSSALLETLDPEQNNTFRDNYLDQPFDLSKVLFICTANQLDPIPAPLLDRMEIIELTGYTEEEKVNIAEKYLIPRQIKENGISVDLIEFPTESVALIARHYTREAGVRRLEQLIGTVCRKLARKVAEGRTEKLVITPEIIHEFLGGIKVRVDTEIAERTKRAGVAVGLAWTPAGGDVLFIEANKMKGKGGFSITGQIGDVMKESMQAALTWVRSNATSLGLDEDVLKDIDLHIHVPAGAIPKDGPSAGVTMATALVSLLTDKPVRPLLAMTGEITLSGNVLPVGGIKEKFLAAKRAGVRDVILPIDVKSNVEEDLTADQVEGVTIHYASRIEDVLAVALPKSVKEAVQNEEVREEVLAAAQ; this comes from the coding sequence ATGCCAAGCGAATTTGTTAGTGTGATCAAACCGTCCGAGGTCAGAAGTGGAGAGGACAAGGGCCGCTCTTACCCCGTTTTGCCTGTTCGGGACACCGTTTTGTTCCCCCATGCCGTCCTGCCTTTGACCGTAGGGCGTGAGAGTTCCATCCAATTGATCCAGTCCCTGGGCGAGGAGAAGACGATCCTCGTGGTGGCCCAGAAGGATGCCCGTCAGGACCAGCCGGATGGAGGAGATTTGCATGTCATCGGCACCCGGGCGACCGTTCATAAAGTCGTGAAGATGCCGAACCAGAGCCTTTTTGTCTTCACCGAAGGCACGGAGCGCGTAAAGATTGGAAACTACACCCAGACTCAGCCGTTTCTGATGGCGGAGTGCGAAGTTCTGCCCGAGGTAGAGCCGGAGACCTCCCCGGAGGCCGAGGCCATGCAGCGGAACGTGGTCGGCCAGTTCCAGGAGATTGTGACCTCCTCCTCGACCCTGTCGGACGATCTGCAGACCATCGCTATCAATATCGAGGATTCGAGCCGGTTGTCGGACTTTATCGCGTCGAGCCTGCCGTTCCTCTCGACCACGGACAAGCAGGAGCTGCTCGAGACGCAGGATGTGAAGACGCGTCTGGAGAAGATCAACAGCCACCTGGCCAAAGAGATCGAGGTGCAGCAGCTTCGCAACAAGATCCAGACCGAGGTGCAGGACTCCGTTCAGCAGTCGCAGCGGGACTACTATCTGCGCGAGCAGATGAAGGCGATCCAGAAGGAGCTCGGCGACCAGGACGATACGCAGAAGGACATCGCCGACCTGAAAGAGAAGATCGAAGCGGCGGGCATGCCCGAGGACGTGAAGAAGGACGCGCTCAAGGAACTCGGCCGGTTGGGCCGGATGAATCCTGCGGCGGCGGACTACTCGCTCACGCGGAACTATGTCGAATGGCTCGCCGTGCTGCCGTGGTCGAAGGGGTCGGCCGGTGAGGTGGACATCGTTCATGCGCAGAGTGTGCTCGATGAGGACCACTACGGGCTGCGGAAGGTGAAGGACCGCATTCTGGACTACCTGAGCGTGCGTCGTCTGAAGCCGGACATGAAGGGGCCAATCCTGTGCTTCGTCGGACCTCCGGGCGTGGGTAAGACCTCGCTGGGACGCTCGATCGCTCGTGCCCTGGGACGCAAGTTCTCGCGCATCTCGCTGGGCGGCATGCATGACGAGGCGGAGATCCGCGGGCATCGGCGCACGTACATCGGCGCTCTGCCGGGGCAGATCATTCAGCACCTGAAGCGCGTCGAGGTAAACGACCCGGTCTTCATGCTGGACGAGATCGACAAGCTGGGCCGCGACTTCCGCGGAGACCCGTCAAGTGCGCTGCTGGAGACGCTTGATCCGGAACAGAACAACACGTTCCGCGACAACTATCTCGACCAGCCGTTCGACCTGAGCAAGGTGCTGTTCATCTGCACGGCGAACCAGCTCGACCCGATTCCGGCGCCGTTGCTGGACCGTATGGAGATCATCGAACTGACCGGTTATACGGAAGAGGAGAAGGTCAACATCGCGGAGAAGTACCTCATTCCTCGCCAAATCAAGGAGAACGGAATTTCCGTAGACCTGATCGAGTTCCCGACGGAGAGCGTTGCGCTGATCGCGCGGCACTACACGCGTGAGGCAGGTGTTCGCCGGCTGGAACAGTTGATCGGAACGGTCTGCCGCAAGCTGGCTCGTAAGGTAGCAGAAGGGCGCACCGAGAAGCTGGTGATTACGCCGGAGATCATCCATGAGTTCCTGGGCGGCATCAAGGTTCGTGTGGACACGGAGATCGCCGAACGCACCAAGCGCGCTGGCGTGGCTGTGGGGCTGGCCTGGACACCGGCTGGGGGCGACGTGCTCTTTATCGAAGCCAACAAGATGAAGGGCAAGGGCGGCTTCAGCATTACGGGCCAGATCGGCGACGTGATGAAGGAGTCGATGCAGGCGGCGCTGACGTGGGTGCGGTCGAACGCGACTTCTCTGGGGCTGGATGAGGATGTGCTGAAGGACATCGATCTGCACATCCACGTACCGGCGGGAGCGATCCCGAAGGACGGCCCGAGTGCGGGCGTCACGATGGCGACGGCGCTGGTGTCTCTGCTGACGGACAAGCCTGTGCGTCCGCTGCTGGCGATGACCGGTGAGATTACGTTGAGCGGCAATGTATTGCCGGTCGGCGGCATCAAGGAGAAGTTCCTTGCGGCCAAGCGGGCAGGTGTTCGCGATGTGATTCTGCCGATCGACGTGAAGTCCAATGTGGAAGAGGACCTCACGGCAGACCAGGTCGAGGGCGTGACGATCCACTACGCCTCGCGCATCGAAGATGTTCTGGCTGTGGCTTTGCCGAAGTCGGTGAAGGAAGCGGTACAGAACGAGGAAGTGCGCGAAGAGGTACTGGCCGCGGCGCAGTAA
- a CDS encoding DUF3467 domain-containing protein, with protein sequence MSQTITQPDNTKITLNKSADYRDSYANSVQVRLSVWDFFLVFGTLEQQSAEQVNIDNFQGIYLSPQQAKALNNLLSHNLAQYEQTFGTISLESSQQPGAPRFVPGNGPVH encoded by the coding sequence ATGAGCCAGACCATTACCCAGCCCGACAACACCAAGATCACCCTGAACAAGTCCGCCGATTACCGTGACTCCTACGCCAACAGCGTTCAGGTCCGCCTCTCCGTCTGGGATTTCTTTCTGGTCTTCGGCACGCTCGAGCAGCAGTCTGCCGAACAGGTGAACATCGATAACTTTCAGGGCATTTATCTTAGCCCCCAACAGGCCAAGGCGCTGAACAATCTATTGAGCCACAACCTCGCGCAGTACGAGCAGACCTTCGGCACCATCTCGCTGGAGAGCTCGCAGCAGCCGGGCGCACCGCGTTTCGTCCCGGGCAACGGCCCCGTCCACTAA